In Acidobacteriota bacterium, one DNA window encodes the following:
- a CDS encoding PAS domain-containing sensor histidine kinase translates to MRPFLLFRPGGGVPESVRAPLERAGSDVLVASTVEEAVSLAAASQPEVVLVVPPGTVADAAALLAKLPDSASPPPIFVLEEEGLPHRPAALETIARGPWSRATAALGSGSDDPAPALLLSRVQLTGLLDLWEQVADGAPSFVEHALRSLALALDASRVTLYRWKAGSAEAAVEGSSLGPGVVGRRVEIVRYPELRAAAARSGAVLVEEIERDPLMEAATPYLAGQANRSLLCQLVPGDGSDLYLHAVREGTPFGLVDVALLAATARILHASLAAARPSEPLEKGPDRKRMRTVQRILTGIPDATAMVGPSGEILLVNPPFCAMTRRLESELVGLDIRSLLRPLAPEDAFTTLTPQPGTPVATTRARLVTAAGETIPVEVLSIPTPDETAGKAGWSTITLRDRRHEDAREAREQALQHDADETGRQLEALQHSVREGDVVRARFWTAAAHELRTPLAIAQSYLEVVLSDLAEDLPERPTQLLKTASESLTRLERLIADVLDAAVSGRARSTLRLAELDLAEVLRGLAPALSAAAFKRGVRFSVEIPKGLPKVPGDREKVERLVTNLVDHSLRRSPRGGPEVRLLASAADGRAFVRVVDRAPTLTPEKAAHLYDDVGSARGAGEFGLSVARRLADAMAAELTAHAEPDGSNVKSVAWTLPAPDAAGPNA, encoded by the coding sequence ATGCGGCCCTTCCTCCTGTTCCGTCCGGGAGGCGGAGTCCCGGAATCCGTGCGCGCCCCGCTCGAGCGAGCGGGCAGCGACGTGCTCGTCGCGAGCACCGTCGAGGAAGCGGTGTCCCTCGCGGCGGCGTCGCAGCCCGAGGTCGTCCTCGTCGTCCCGCCCGGCACCGTCGCGGACGCGGCCGCGCTCCTTGCGAAGCTGCCCGACTCTGCCTCGCCGCCGCCGATCTTCGTCCTCGAAGAAGAGGGCCTCCCCCACCGCCCCGCCGCGCTCGAGACGATCGCGCGCGGCCCGTGGAGCCGCGCGACCGCCGCGCTCGGCAGCGGCTCCGACGACCCGGCGCCTGCGCTCCTCCTCTCGCGTGTCCAGCTCACCGGCCTCCTCGACCTCTGGGAGCAGGTCGCCGACGGCGCCCCCAGCTTCGTCGAGCACGCGCTTCGGTCGCTCGCGCTCGCGCTCGACGCCTCGCGCGTGACGCTCTACCGCTGGAAGGCCGGCTCGGCCGAGGCCGCGGTGGAGGGATCCAGTCTCGGCCCCGGCGTCGTCGGGCGCAGGGTCGAGATCGTCCGCTACCCCGAGCTCCGCGCGGCCGCCGCCCGGTCGGGCGCCGTCCTCGTGGAGGAGATCGAGCGGGACCCTCTGATGGAGGCCGCCACCCCGTACCTCGCAGGGCAGGCGAATCGCTCTCTCCTCTGCCAGCTCGTCCCCGGCGACGGGAGCGACCTGTACCTCCACGCCGTCCGCGAGGGCACGCCGTTCGGCCTCGTCGACGTTGCGCTTCTCGCCGCCACCGCGCGCATCCTCCATGCGTCGCTCGCTGCCGCGCGCCCGTCCGAGCCGCTGGAGAAAGGCCCCGACCGCAAGCGGATGCGGACGGTCCAGCGCATCCTCACGGGAATCCCGGACGCGACCGCGATGGTCGGCCCGTCCGGGGAGATCCTCCTCGTGAACCCGCCGTTCTGCGCGATGACGCGCCGGCTGGAATCCGAGCTCGTGGGGCTCGACATCCGCTCCTTGCTCCGTCCCCTCGCGCCGGAAGACGCCTTCACGACGCTGACGCCGCAGCCCGGCACGCCGGTCGCGACGACGCGCGCGCGCCTCGTGACGGCCGCGGGCGAGACGATCCCGGTCGAGGTCCTCTCGATTCCCACGCCCGACGAGACCGCCGGCAAGGCCGGGTGGTCGACGATCACGCTCCGCGACCGGCGACACGAGGACGCCCGCGAGGCGCGCGAGCAGGCGCTCCAGCACGATGCGGACGAGACGGGACGCCAGCTCGAGGCCCTGCAGCACAGCGTGCGGGAGGGCGACGTCGTGCGCGCGCGGTTCTGGACCGCCGCGGCCCACGAGCTGCGCACGCCGCTCGCGATCGCACAGAGTTACCTCGAGGTCGTCCTGAGCGACCTCGCCGAAGACCTTCCCGAGCGCCCGACCCAGCTCCTCAAGACCGCGTCCGAGAGCCTCACACGCCTCGAGCGCCTCATCGCCGACGTCCTCGACGCGGCCGTCAGCGGGCGCGCGCGCTCGACGCTCCGGCTCGCCGAGCTGGACCTCGCGGAAGTCCTGCGCGGCCTTGCTCCCGCGCTCTCGGCCGCCGCCTTCAAGCGCGGCGTGCGGTTCTCCGTCGAGATTCCGAAAGGGCTTCCGAAGGTCCCGGGCGACCGCGAAAAAGTCGAGCGGCTCGTCACGAACCTCGTCGACCACTCGCTTCGCCGATCGCCCCGCGGCGGCCCCGAGGTCCGGCTCCTCGCATCCGCGGCCGACGGCCGCGCGTTCGTCAGGGTCGTCGACCGCGCGCCGACTCTCACGCCCGAGAAGGCGGCCCACCTCTACGACGACGTGGGTTCGGCGCGGGGCGCCGGCGAGTTCGGGCTGTCGGTCGCGCGCCGGCTCGCCGACGCGATGGCCGCGGAGCTGACGGCTCACGCCGAGCCGGACGGATCGAACGTGAAAAGCGTGGCGTGGACGCTCCCGGCGCCGGACGCGGCCGGGCCGAACGCGTGA
- the gatA gene encoding Asp-tRNA(Asn)/Glu-tRNA(Gln) amidotransferase subunit GatA — translation MREDAAGLLDGPFSALAEAVSSGRVAARDVAEASLARAAKARDLYGAFLSIDEAATLRQAEAVDRRVAAGERLALAGVPLAVKDNINVAGRASTAGSRFLAGFVAPDDATCVARLVAAGAVVVGKTNCDEFGMGSSNENSAYGPVRNPWDPSRVPGGSSGGSAAAVAARAVPLAIGTDTGGSVRQPAALCGLVGWKPTYGRVSRYGLIAFASSFDQAGALARNVRDAARAFTVMAGVDPKDATSLATPVPDAETGLESGVKGRRIGLLAEAESAEGGLHPAVAETFARTAEALRAAGAAVTRVSVPRAAFAVPVYYLTATAEASSNLARFDGARFGVRAGDESLAVMYRGSRSAGFGPEVKRRILLGTFALSSGYHDAYYGRAQKVRALLSRDFAAAFREVDAILCPTSPEPAFPLGAKTQDPLAMYLADVFTVPPSLAGLPAVSVPAGFSAEGLPVGMQFVGPADAEPLLFALSRVVEAALGAGDRRPPGALS, via the coding sequence GTGAGGGAGGACGCCGCCGGGCTCCTGGACGGCCCGTTCTCCGCGCTCGCGGAGGCCGTGTCGTCGGGACGCGTGGCGGCGCGGGACGTCGCCGAGGCGTCCCTCGCGCGCGCCGCGAAGGCGCGCGACCTCTACGGCGCGTTCCTCTCGATCGACGAAGCCGCGACCTTGCGCCAGGCCGAAGCCGTGGACCGGCGGGTCGCAGCCGGCGAGCGCCTCGCGCTCGCGGGCGTGCCGCTCGCGGTCAAGGACAACATCAACGTCGCCGGCCGCGCATCGACGGCGGGCTCGCGCTTCCTCGCGGGATTCGTCGCGCCGGACGACGCGACCTGCGTGGCGCGACTCGTCGCCGCAGGCGCGGTCGTCGTCGGCAAGACGAACTGCGACGAGTTCGGGATGGGCTCGTCGAACGAGAACTCCGCATACGGCCCGGTGCGCAACCCGTGGGACCCGTCGCGCGTGCCGGGAGGGTCGTCCGGAGGCTCGGCGGCTGCGGTCGCGGCGCGCGCGGTGCCCCTCGCGATCGGAACCGACACGGGCGGCTCCGTCCGCCAGCCGGCCGCGCTCTGCGGACTCGTGGGCTGGAAGCCGACCTACGGGCGCGTCTCGCGTTACGGCCTGATCGCGTTCGCGTCGTCGTTCGACCAGGCGGGCGCGCTCGCCCGGAACGTCCGAGACGCCGCGCGCGCGTTCACGGTCATGGCGGGTGTGGACCCGAAAGACGCGACGTCGCTCGCGACGCCGGTTCCGGACGCCGAGACGGGCCTCGAGTCGGGCGTGAAAGGCCGCAGGATCGGGCTCCTCGCCGAGGCGGAATCCGCGGAGGGGGGCCTGCACCCGGCGGTCGCGGAGACGTTCGCACGCACGGCCGAGGCGCTGCGCGCGGCCGGCGCTGCCGTCACCCGCGTTTCGGTGCCGCGCGCGGCGTTCGCCGTGCCCGTGTACTACCTCACGGCCACCGCCGAAGCGTCCTCGAACCTCGCGCGCTTCGACGGGGCCCGCTTCGGCGTCCGCGCGGGCGACGAGTCGCTCGCCGTGATGTACCGCGGCTCGCGCTCGGCGGGCTTCGGGCCCGAGGTGAAGCGGCGCATCCTGCTCGGGACGTTCGCGCTCTCCTCCGGCTACCACGACGCCTACTACGGCCGCGCCCAGAAGGTGCGCGCCCTTCTCTCGCGCGACTTCGCGGCGGCGTTCCGCGAGGTGGACGCGATCCTCTGCCCGACGTCGCCCGAGCCGGCGTTTCCGCTCGGCGCCAAGACCCAAGACCCGCTCGCGATGTACCTCGCGGACGTCTTCACGGTGCCGCCGAGTCTCGCGGGGCTCCCCGCGGTGTCCGTGCCGGCGGGCTTCTCGGCCGAGGGCCTGCCCGTCGGAATGCAGTTCGTCGGCCCCGCCGACGCCGAGCCTCTTCTCTTCGCGCTCTCGCGCGTCGTCGAGGCGGCGCTCGGGGCCGGAGACCGGCGTCCCCCGGGCGCGCTGAGTTGA
- the gatC gene encoding Asp-tRNA(Asn)/Glu-tRNA(Gln) amidotransferase subunit GatC — protein sequence MKIDAALVSRVASLAALELTDAERDALAGQLTRIVEHFEALRAVPEELLAAEPPLPPSPLRADEARDGSPGALVETNAPEFAHGHFVVPRAVSRDS from the coding sequence GTGAAGATCGACGCGGCGCTCGTGTCGCGCGTGGCGTCCCTCGCCGCGCTCGAGTTGACCGACGCCGAGCGCGACGCCCTCGCGGGGCAGCTCACGCGCATCGTCGAGCACTTCGAGGCCCTCCGCGCCGTTCCGGAGGAGCTTCTCGCGGCCGAGCCCCCGCTGCCGCCGTCTCCTCTCCGGGCCGACGAGGCCAGGGACGGCTCGCCGGGCGCGCTCGTGGAGACGAACGCGCCCGAGTTCGCGCACGGTCACTTCGTCGTTCCGCGGGCCGTCTCGAGGGACTCGTGA